A stretch of Paenibacillus peoriae DNA encodes these proteins:
- a CDS encoding P2 family phage major capsid protein, translated as MRTNGQIIKSTITSTLDQTALNYQQVDKFTEMAYESTEFLKGIRTVNKISSKGTIDKIGVTGRNLRSKKENIMADNTPTPTLPQVPYAVEPVVLPFEITEEFIRQTARVRGQNGEDIIMAAMTKNYGENMQDIGFNGDTATPNTDPDYAFLSMNNGWLKHAKTKGNYIDWTTLKDPQKKGVLFELERAIPTRLRTGGVFKYFMHPNTFSKRLQALAEKDTSASIQLQIMGGVKKVNSYEVEEVAHMPEGAIIFTYQQNFVLVNTYDMQIRKTTEGREAIYADKRFYAIHSDYDSIFEEPGAVAYVEGVEF; from the coding sequence ATGAGAACAAACGGACAAATTATCAAGTCCACTATTACGAGCACTTTGGATCAAACAGCTCTGAATTACCAACAGGTGGATAAGTTTACCGAAATGGCTTATGAATCTACGGAGTTTCTAAAGGGGATTCGCACGGTTAACAAGATCAGCTCTAAAGGTACAATTGACAAAATCGGTGTGACTGGCCGTAACCTGCGCAGCAAAAAAGAAAATATTATGGCTGACAATACGCCTACCCCAACATTACCGCAAGTTCCGTATGCCGTAGAGCCAGTTGTTTTGCCATTCGAAATCACCGAGGAATTTATCCGTCAAACCGCTCGTGTGCGTGGTCAGAACGGTGAGGATATTATTATGGCAGCCATGACCAAAAACTATGGTGAAAATATGCAGGATATTGGGTTTAACGGAGATACTGCTACGCCGAATACTGACCCGGATTATGCTTTCCTAAGTATGAATAACGGTTGGTTGAAACATGCGAAGACCAAAGGCAATTACATTGACTGGACGACGTTGAAAGACCCTCAGAAAAAGGGTGTACTGTTTGAACTGGAACGTGCGATTCCAACTCGTCTGCGTACTGGTGGTGTATTCAAGTATTTTATGCACCCGAATACCTTTTCTAAGCGGCTTCAGGCTTTGGCTGAGAAGGACACCAGTGCATCCATTCAATTGCAAATCATGGGCGGAGTGAAGAAGGTAAACAGCTATGAGGTTGAGGAAGTAGCTCATATGCCAGAGGGAGCTATCATCTTTACGTACCAACAGAACTTTGTCTTGGTCAATACGTACGATATGCAGATTCGTAAAACTACCGAGGGCAGAGAGGCCATCTATGCAGACAAGCGTTTCTACGCTATCCATTCCGATTACGACTCTATCTTCGAAGAGCCGGGAGCGGTGGCATACGTCGAAGGGGTGGAATTTTAA
- a CDS encoding XkdF-like putative serine protease domain-containing protein: MTFKLKDAKITHISLVDKGANGVPFAIIKSAGKNAIQKQVQIAKVDDAKRVVIGVVYQPDVADAHGDQMDAEEIEKAAHLFMEKQHTYNIDKQHDLDTDKGYVVESYIAPCDMEIGEQTIIKGSWVAGVKVTDNDTWDDIQKGEITGFSMWGVGKREEIKEDGEVSKGLLSKIVKALGAMGLIEKGAVADKYNKNRKNREFWAAQDALNAVLFRWDSWESGMESDPEVIREALQDFVDIAQEVLLQEDIVKAIGSPPEQIAKAGKKISAGNLKHIDDAIAALTELKTKTDPEKDEGSEEEDDLNAEDIAKAVQAAVAPIAKQVETLSTQVTELKKQEGAESGQPAGTEPPAEPQANALTDAITKALAPLTEKVQALATDVQVVKNSRGGSAQGGSGEDEIQKSGGVSFGGLL; this comes from the coding sequence ATGACCTTTAAATTGAAGGATGCAAAGATTACTCATATTTCCCTTGTTGATAAAGGAGCGAACGGTGTTCCATTTGCAATCATTAAATCTGCCGGGAAAAATGCCATCCAGAAGCAAGTACAGATTGCGAAGGTTGACGATGCCAAAAGGGTTGTAATCGGCGTGGTATACCAGCCGGACGTGGCTGACGCTCATGGGGATCAGATGGATGCGGAGGAAATTGAGAAGGCTGCCCATCTCTTCATGGAGAAACAGCATACTTACAACATCGATAAGCAACATGATTTAGACACTGACAAAGGCTATGTAGTCGAATCCTATATTGCTCCTTGTGACATGGAGATCGGTGAACAAACTATTATTAAAGGCTCCTGGGTGGCCGGGGTAAAGGTAACGGATAACGACACTTGGGATGATATTCAGAAAGGCGAGATTACTGGCTTCTCGATGTGGGGTGTCGGTAAGCGGGAAGAGATCAAGGAAGACGGGGAGGTATCTAAAGGGCTCTTGAGTAAAATCGTTAAAGCGCTCGGTGCAATGGGATTGATTGAAAAAGGCGCAGTCGCTGACAAATACAATAAGAACCGTAAGAACCGCGAATTTTGGGCTGCTCAGGATGCCTTGAATGCGGTTCTTTTTCGTTGGGATAGTTGGGAGAGCGGCATGGAGAGCGACCCCGAAGTAATTCGTGAAGCCCTTCAGGACTTTGTGGACATCGCTCAGGAAGTGCTCCTTCAAGAGGATATTGTGAAGGCAATCGGTAGCCCACCTGAACAGATTGCTAAAGCAGGGAAGAAGATTTCTGCGGGCAACCTGAAGCACATTGATGATGCCATTGCTGCATTAACCGAATTAAAAACAAAAACCGACCCTGAAAAAGATGAGGGGTCCGAGGAGGAAGACGATTTGAACGCTGAAGATATTGCTAAGGCTGTACAGGCTGCCGTGGCTCCAATCGCCAAGCAGGTAGAAACCCTGTCGACGCAAGTTACTGAATTAAAGAAACAAGAAGGGGCAGAGTCTGGGCAGCCAGCGGGAACAGAACCACCTGCTGAACCGCAAGCAAACGCTCTGACTGATGCGATTACTAAGGCACTAGCACCGCTGACTGAGAAGGTCCAAGCGCTGGCTACTGACGTACAAGTTGTAAAGAACAGCCGTGGTGGTTCCGCTCAAGGTGGTTCTGGAGAAGACGAAATTCAAAAATCTGGCGGCGTAAGCTTCGGCGGCCTGCTTTAA
- a CDS encoding phage portal protein: MSEGNAQWFQISKADDERHIPSSAQLPDLFDDLYDLHGLLPFALGNDPASCKLLVKNSNIIPQCIEAYKRNIAGYGIALEYLPGESDETALDEWNKAEKFLETCNLEDTPDEIISQLIDDLESTGMAHVEVAWPVGSEFPTIFRMNPKYVRCTKESNKATIKRKRRISSTKQVEEFSQEIYTRRYAMKRNTSVVWFRLFGTDVDEGKEENQIIPLRIGHDGPYGEPRWFGNAPGVVGSREAEELNVSYFSNGRMLSMILTVTNGRLTKQSMELLKNVKGSQSQGGILYLEAKGEETGGPMDEKVEKVAIKLDKLNDLLQQDALFLEYGKEKKADILSAFRLPPILVGQSSDYNRATADAALRFAEEQVFEPYRKWIMAEIFNKRLFPAMDIFRVRAVLRGPKIIDPADRKAMLDFIADRGIMLVRDLIPIAEDVLGTTIDETKFTEEYLDTPIAQLASSQPALLDPESNGDTDDLQNRMATIAKRLLKQADKEAGLHV; this comes from the coding sequence ATGAGTGAAGGAAATGCACAATGGTTTCAGATCAGCAAAGCAGACGACGAACGGCATATACCGTCCAGTGCTCAATTGCCGGATTTATTTGACGATCTGTACGATCTTCACGGTCTGTTACCCTTTGCACTCGGTAATGACCCTGCTTCCTGTAAGCTGCTGGTCAAAAACTCAAATATCATACCTCAGTGCATTGAGGCATACAAGCGTAACATAGCCGGTTATGGCATTGCCTTAGAGTATTTGCCAGGAGAGAGCGACGAAACTGCACTGGATGAATGGAACAAAGCCGAAAAGTTCCTTGAAACTTGCAATCTGGAGGATACCCCGGACGAAATCATCAGTCAGTTGATTGACGATTTGGAAAGTACGGGGATGGCTCATGTCGAGGTAGCTTGGCCTGTAGGTTCGGAGTTCCCGACCATTTTCCGGATGAACCCGAAATATGTCCGCTGTACGAAGGAAAGTAACAAGGCGACTATCAAACGCAAGCGGCGAATCAGCTCCACAAAGCAGGTAGAGGAATTTTCGCAGGAAATCTATACCCGTCGCTATGCTATGAAGCGCAATACATCTGTCGTGTGGTTCCGACTTTTTGGGACAGATGTAGATGAAGGTAAAGAGGAAAATCAGATCATCCCTCTTCGCATCGGTCATGACGGCCCTTATGGTGAGCCACGATGGTTCGGCAATGCGCCTGGTGTGGTTGGCAGTCGCGAAGCTGAGGAACTGAACGTGTCCTATTTTTCCAACGGGCGTATGCTCTCCATGATTTTGACCGTCACCAATGGTCGCCTTACCAAGCAATCGATGGAATTGCTGAAAAACGTGAAGGGCTCACAATCTCAAGGAGGTATCCTGTACCTTGAAGCCAAGGGAGAAGAGACGGGCGGCCCGATGGATGAGAAAGTCGAGAAGGTTGCTATCAAGCTGGACAAGCTGAATGACCTTCTACAGCAGGATGCCTTGTTCCTGGAATACGGGAAGGAGAAAAAAGCTGATATCTTGTCCGCTTTCCGGCTGCCTCCAATCTTGGTCGGTCAAAGCTCGGATTATAACAGGGCGACCGCCGATGCAGCTTTACGCTTTGCTGAGGAACAGGTTTTTGAACCATACCGCAAGTGGATTATGGCAGAGATATTTAATAAACGCCTGTTCCCGGCTATGGACATTTTCCGAGTGCGTGCCGTGTTGAGAGGGCCGAAGATTATAGACCCTGCGGATCGTAAGGCTATGCTGGACTTTATCGCAGACCGTGGGATTATGTTGGTTCGGGATCTGATTCCGATTGCTGAGGATGTGTTGGGGACGACCATCGACGAAACCAAGTTTACCGAGGAATACCTGGACACACCTATTGCGCAACTTGCCAGCAGCCAACCGGCGTTGCTCGATCCGGAATCAAACGGTGATACAGACGATCTTCAGAACCGGATGGCTACAATTGCCAAACGCTTGTTAAAACAGGCTGACAAGGAGGCTGGCTTACATGTGTGA
- a CDS encoding phage minor head protein, producing MCESCWKLIVKADDDEFLDSLELSYVERKVLEELYKQGEDRITEILELQGQALHDAISELSEDALGDIGELGKVLIALHTTDVFAELFEQAVQEAFEPLFHLAGETELSALDKEKVWSTSNKAAGRFTKKLKKLVPDMNKASTDVLLRSFGKAIEEGAAPSERALLVQEVSAQAASGEDGPFSMQRAQRVSRTMSTAAANGGKLEGWKQSEIAKGKKWRSAAGTRTRRSHRKANGQVVPLDEPFKVGDSKLMYPGDPSGEAKEIVNCRCTMQLVLD from the coding sequence ATGTGTGAGTCCTGCTGGAAGTTGATTGTCAAAGCAGACGACGATGAATTTTTGGATAGTTTGGAATTGTCGTACGTTGAGCGTAAGGTGCTGGAAGAACTGTACAAGCAGGGCGAGGATCGCATAACTGAGATTCTGGAGCTACAGGGGCAAGCCCTTCATGATGCCATTTCGGAACTAAGCGAGGATGCCCTGGGTGATATCGGGGAGCTGGGTAAGGTACTTATTGCCTTGCATACCACGGATGTATTCGCGGAGCTGTTCGAGCAGGCCGTCCAAGAAGCATTTGAACCGTTGTTTCATTTGGCCGGAGAAACAGAGCTGTCCGCGTTGGACAAGGAAAAGGTATGGAGCACTAGCAACAAGGCTGCTGGGCGTTTTACCAAGAAGCTTAAAAAGCTGGTTCCAGACATGAACAAAGCTTCTACGGATGTGTTGCTGCGTAGCTTCGGCAAAGCCATTGAGGAAGGGGCTGCACCTTCCGAGCGGGCATTACTAGTGCAGGAGGTTAGTGCTCAAGCAGCCAGCGGGGAAGATGGTCCATTTAGTATGCAGCGTGCGCAGCGGGTATCACGTACCATGAGCACAGCAGCCGCCAACGGTGGCAAGTTGGAGGGCTGGAAGCAGTCGGAGATTGCCAAGGGAAAGAAATGGCGGTCTGCTGCTGGCACACGTACCCGCAGGAGCCATCGCAAGGCCAATGGTCAGGTGGTTCCGTTGGATGAACCGTTTAAAGTTGGTGACAGTAAACTGATGTATCCCGGTGATCCGTCCGGGGAGGCAAAGGAAATCGTAAACTGTCGCTGCACGATGCAGTTGGTACTGGATTAA
- a CDS encoding DUF3199 family protein translates to MLTPTILQQRSRVTPIQEASVELLQQYIDDAQVRIELYLPVPFPAEADKQIMLAWTKLAEGLALQDSEEYLASVARNYASESDGAWTYTRQAVEGKTTGNPDVDAILFLWVKKQTGPDDGNITAYVL, encoded by the coding sequence ATGCTGACGCCAACAATACTCCAACAGCGTAGCCGCGTAACCCCCATCCAAGAGGCATCGGTAGAGTTGCTACAGCAGTACATCGATGACGCACAGGTGCGAATTGAGCTGTATCTGCCCGTCCCCTTCCCGGCCGAAGCTGATAAGCAGATTATGCTGGCTTGGACCAAGTTGGCGGAGGGACTGGCCCTACAGGACAGCGAGGAATATCTTGCATCGGTAGCGCGTAACTATGCGTCCGAGAGCGATGGAGCTTGGACGTACACCCGACAGGCCGTGGAGGGCAAAACAACGGGCAATCCAGATGTGGATGCAATACTGTTCTTGTGGGTCAAGAAGCAAACGGGACCGGATGATGGTAACATCACCGCATACGTGCTATGA
- a CDS encoding Rho termination factor N-terminal domain-containing protein produces MAYITYRGENTSLMLYGIRFPAKVPVLVDSESVVKNFRERSDFDIKEEKVIPLEDLTFVQLKDKAKAAKIEGFGSMNKSDLIAALRGGGKPSDNTPPADDPSKREGADGKNADANNTPTA; encoded by the coding sequence ATGGCCTATATCACATATCGAGGAGAAAACACCTCTTTAATGCTTTACGGCATCCGGTTCCCGGCCAAAGTCCCGGTGTTGGTTGATAGTGAATCTGTGGTTAAAAATTTTCGTGAACGCTCGGATTTTGATATCAAGGAAGAAAAGGTTATTCCGCTGGAAGACTTGACCTTCGTCCAGCTAAAAGATAAGGCTAAGGCTGCCAAGATTGAAGGATTCGGCAGCATGAACAAGTCTGATCTGATTGCTGCTTTGCGTGGCGGTGGTAAGCCTTCCGACAATACGCCTCCTGCGGATGATCCGTCGAAACGGGAAGGGGCTGACGGTAAAAATGCTGACGCCAACAATACTCCAACAGCGTAG